The following proteins are encoded in a genomic region of Reichenbachiella sp.:
- a CDS encoding sigma-70 family RNA polymerase sigma factor — MKTSNLSQLKTELSLGKNTCLKEIFDNYASYCIGSLIKKTGCSEADAEDLLMDSILNFREKIISGQIEYLTNIKAYLFSTCYRMWLAKYHQEKTRSSQSEDIINELYDKHNDSFEKEEKLKIGMEALNRLGKRCQEIIKLFYVHNKSMSDIAEIMNFADGNVAKTTKSRCFKKLLEEVNRLQESVKTDG; from the coding sequence TTGAAAACCAGCAACTTAAGCCAATTAAAAACAGAATTATCATTAGGAAAAAATACTTGCCTCAAAGAGATCTTTGACAATTATGCGTCCTATTGTATAGGTTCATTGATAAAAAAGACAGGATGCTCTGAAGCCGACGCTGAAGATTTACTTATGGATTCGATTTTAAATTTCAGAGAAAAAATAATCAGTGGGCAAATTGAATATCTAACCAATATAAAGGCATATCTTTTTTCTACCTGCTATCGTATGTGGTTAGCAAAGTATCACCAAGAAAAAACTCGAAGTAGTCAATCAGAAGATATAATTAATGAACTTTATGATAAGCATAATGATTCGTTTGAAAAAGAAGAAAAGCTTAAAATCGGTATGGAGGCCTTGAATAGGCTCGGTAAACGATGTCAAGAAATTATCAAACTTTTTTATGTTCATAACAAATCAATGAGTGACATTGCTGAGATAATGAATTTTGCTGACGGGAATGTAGCTAAAACTACAAAGTCTCGATGTTTCAAAAAACTCCTCGAGGAAGTTAATCGTTTACAAGAAAGTGTTAAAACAGACGGATAA
- a CDS encoding DUF6443 domain-containing protein codes for MKYLISFLLLVFCLVSAERLLAQGPPPPPEDPPAVGGGGGGGGGTTLPPDPDTEVSQTHECGYTVLKATSTPPVGYAWYWQTSQDGISTDYSASNHSPYNATSTSATYYIRTYYAPSQTWSDEYESLRVQVNSGFKVDPSEPTVSVEYHCGSTTLVGQNRPSGVTWYWQSTETSYEMNNSNNAISKTSGDKAYIKARHNTSGCWSDTKIVYYSVHQIPEHPPAPTETNNGGNTLLTMPAPSDPNTYFYWQTTENGTSQANNDLEYTVYSGDRVWLRAYNRISECWSGTRVVDYSILYNPAPPTYTMDVECGVTTYKMDLEELNSRGNEEWYWQTTVDGMGQEDDSPEKVVTQVEGKPDLYLRAKVKYHNIWSHTTVIPRYVKKNPFKPAPIHQENVCYGKDVELRVNGASDGGTIEWYAYPSGGGVIGTGPTYLIENIKSNKTYYAGVLKDDCRSVTRTAVKATIVEYPERELAIDEFPMNEGIPCSYIYARNIEGAQTYPYYSLGKTGQKADAEAFDLLTISSSGTYYFAMGDGGAASSTCLSKPVSREFDMGAPPDMKTVVGGGRILDHPYSYNKIHVINASEDTYYQISDGSGQIDVFKGNTRSASIDLENGNYSVQASYYLSISPEECLTDLGAVEITEGHLTLSIRSYNAVETYLTPTEEADISSSLDSDVIRSTTYRDDYGRPIQSIVENAAPDGRDIVQSQSYDDFGRTPKIRMPYAAAYNGTFHTGASAWNDQVEFYATESDVAHDARPYTELTYDDSPMNRVKTVTGPGEDWKNNDRKVRKEQLNNTLSDEVIHWEVIDGQIAVVGSYAPGLLIKQVTYTEDNQTKIVFINKSGQAILKREQAPSIDGGWADTYSIYDEYGNVVAVIPPKALENLNQQ; via the coding sequence ATGAAATACTTAATATCCTTCCTTTTATTAGTTTTTTGTTTAGTTTCTGCTGAACGGCTTTTAGCACAAGGCCCACCACCTCCACCTGAGGACCCCCCAGCTGTTGGTGGAGGCGGTGGAGGAGGCGGTGGTACAACGCTACCACCTGATCCTGATACGGAGGTCTCTCAGACTCACGAATGTGGTTATACAGTATTGAAGGCTACGAGTACACCGCCAGTTGGATACGCCTGGTATTGGCAGACTAGCCAAGATGGTATAAGTACGGATTATTCAGCTAGTAATCATTCGCCCTATAATGCTACAAGTACCTCGGCCACTTATTATATCCGCACTTACTATGCACCTAGTCAAACCTGGAGTGATGAATATGAATCGCTTCGAGTTCAAGTGAATTCAGGTTTTAAAGTAGATCCAAGCGAACCTACGGTGTCTGTAGAATATCACTGTGGTTCAACTACGCTCGTTGGGCAAAACCGTCCTTCTGGAGTAACCTGGTATTGGCAGAGTACGGAAACAAGCTACGAAATGAACAATTCTAACAATGCCATTTCCAAAACCTCAGGTGATAAAGCTTATATTAAAGCAAGGCATAATACTTCGGGCTGTTGGTCTGACACCAAAATCGTATACTATTCAGTTCATCAGATTCCAGAGCACCCACCGGCACCTACTGAAACAAACAATGGAGGAAATACGCTGCTGACAATGCCTGCGCCGTCTGATCCAAATACCTATTTCTATTGGCAGACGACAGAAAATGGAACCAGCCAGGCTAACAACGATTTAGAATATACAGTTTATTCGGGAGATAGAGTATGGCTAAGAGCCTATAATCGAATAAGTGAATGCTGGTCTGGTACCAGGGTGGTTGATTATTCTATTCTCTATAACCCCGCACCACCGACCTATACTATGGATGTAGAATGTGGAGTAACTACATATAAGATGGATTTGGAGGAACTGAATTCAAGGGGGAATGAAGAATGGTATTGGCAGACGACTGTGGATGGTATGGGTCAGGAGGACGATAGTCCTGAAAAAGTGGTTACTCAGGTGGAAGGTAAACCAGATCTATACTTGCGGGCAAAAGTAAAATATCATAATATATGGTCGCATACTACAGTTATTCCCAGGTATGTTAAGAAGAATCCGTTTAAACCGGCTCCTATTCATCAAGAGAACGTATGCTATGGTAAAGATGTTGAACTAAGGGTTAATGGTGCATCAGACGGTGGAACAATTGAATGGTACGCCTATCCCTCGGGTGGAGGGGTTATAGGAACGGGACCGACATATCTAATTGAAAATATAAAAAGCAATAAAACTTATTATGCCGGAGTATTGAAAGATGATTGTAGATCTGTAACCAGGACGGCTGTGAAAGCCACAATTGTAGAATACCCCGAACGTGAATTGGCTATCGACGAATTTCCAATGAACGAGGGGATACCGTGTAGTTATATATACGCCAGAAATATCGAAGGAGCCCAAACTTACCCATACTATTCATTGGGTAAGACCGGACAGAAAGCTGATGCAGAGGCGTTTGACTTACTTACCATTAGTTCATCGGGTACTTACTATTTTGCTATGGGAGATGGCGGTGCTGCTTCCAGCACGTGTCTTTCAAAGCCCGTTTCTAGGGAATTTGATATGGGAGCCCCTCCTGATATGAAGACAGTAGTAGGAGGAGGGCGTATCCTAGATCACCCTTATTCATATAACAAGATTCATGTGATCAATGCATCAGAAGACACCTATTATCAGATTTCTGATGGTAGCGGCCAGATAGATGTATTTAAAGGAAATACCAGAAGCGCTTCTATTGACCTGGAAAATGGAAATTATTCCGTTCAGGCTTCTTATTACCTGAGTATTTCACCGGAAGAATGTTTAACAGATTTAGGAGCGGTGGAAATAACGGAAGGACATTTGACGCTTTCAATAAGATCTTACAATGCGGTGGAGACTTATTTGACCCCTACAGAGGAAGCGGATATCTCTTCCAGTTTGGATTCAGATGTTATCAGATCAACAACCTATAGAGATGATTATGGGCGTCCTATCCAATCAATTGTGGAGAATGCTGCGCCTGATGGACGAGATATTGTTCAGTCTCAGAGCTATGATGATTTTGGACGTACCCCAAAGATTCGTATGCCTTATGCCGCAGCGTACAACGGAACATTTCACACAGGAGCTTCTGCATGGAATGATCAGGTTGAATTTTATGCTACGGAGTCAGATGTAGCCCATGACGCTCGACCCTATACAGAATTGACCTACGATGATTCACCCATGAATAGAGTGAAGACTGTGACTGGTCCGGGAGAAGACTGGAAGAACAATGATCGCAAGGTAAGAAAAGAGCAATTGAATAACACGCTTTCAGATGAGGTGATACACTGGGAGGTGATAGATGGTCAAATTGCGGTTGTCGGCAGTTATGCACCCGGCTTACTTATTAAACAAGTCACATACACCGAAGATAACCAGACGAAGATTGTGTTTATCAACAAGTCCGGTCAGGCGATACTGAAAAGAGAGCAGGCACCTTCCATAGATGGCGGATGGGCGGATACTTATTCAATCTACGACGAATACGGAAACGTCGTAGCTGTGATTCCTCCGAAAGCCTTAGAAAATTTAAATCAGCAATAG
- a CDS encoding RHS repeat-associated core domain-containing protein has protein sequence MACFSSFAQGPAPDPDPGGGSGGGSGGGGGTSGTPARPNTSFTTTYNCGSTKVKRNSNAPAGTVWYWQSSSSGTSKSYQSNTYTFSSSRNVYLRSYNPYNGAWGSALSAGYKSVNPNNLNAGNTSGAKTICYGASAGTLGNSSSASGGLSSYSYQWQVSSNNSSWSNISGATGTSYSPGNLTATRYYRRRVTSCGYTKYAASEKITVRGNLSAGSIGNAQTVCYNGNPSALSNTASASGGATRTYQWQKSTSSSSSGFSNISGATGSTYDPPALTQSTWYRRRVTSSSGCGTKYTNVIKVTVRSNLSAGSIGNAQTLCYNNDASTLTNTASASGGATRTYQWQQSTTSSSSGFSNISGATSSTYNPPALTQTTWYRRRVTSSSGCGTKYTNVIQLTVYGNLNAGSIDQAQTLCYGNDPVAFSNTSSATGGTGLSYVWQKSTTSASSGYSNIAGATNSTYDPPALFQSTWYRRGVTSGSGCGTKYTAAIKVTIHDELLSGSIGNGQTICYNTDAAALSNEVSASGGDSRAYQWQLSATGASSGFSDIVGATASTYDPAALTQTTWFRRNVISCGSTLSSNVIAVNVYEPMTSGTIAGPSSLCYIETGEITATSPTGADGNYGYQWQTSTDQSNWSDIAGATSNALALADSSQSAYYRRQASTSCNSLLSNEIFVEVKSAIDPGSIGSDLVICEEYVADPIVGSDLSSYGATYQWQESADGNVWTDISSATSQNYVPQAHNSYYRRAVTIEGCTVFSDTKQIEAIACVAVAGDDQVTTSDDQPMALSGSPAGGSWSGVGVVEDTFDPRVAGEGLHELTYAYTTAPGGTTEDKLLVNVSFASIAPEELAKHIFQYKYDQRHRLIAKLVPGSGWEYIVYDARDRVVLTQTPNQRMEDKWSFVKYDQFNRPVITGEKVITGDVESIRAAVASSDGVESFDTNGLVQYTNTAYPVGITIDEILSVTYYDDYDFTSEEFQLPLNVFDNTENKLIPAQSTFGVKGLTTGSMAKISGTTDQFVRTVNFYDNDYRVVQTVTQNHKGGTDRMTAQYHWRGLLMKTYVAHQSPDAQIGNLNITQEYTYDRMGRHLTTTHRIGSGQVKVLVSNSYNALGQLKNKILADGFDEVDYAYNIRGQITKMNDPNDEEEHLFEMAFKYQDATHAKFDGTIGEIEWKNPFETQTNGFDYQYDEMNRISEATGLGEATNYDLSAISYDLNGNIKSLKRKGTHADTTNQMIDDLVYAYNENTNHLMGVTDASDKSTGFNDGNKEGDDYAYDANGNLTMDKNKGITALTYNHLNQPVTVSLSHVEGDSTRTQYTENIYAGAQKIAQVHYIDGVETRRTDYIGGFVYENDTLQFMAHDQGRVVCHPEALEGSDRWEYQYHLTDHLGNIRVTFKTEIDEDTYLATMEDQDTTAIKAYFEKYEEVTRIKSTLFDHTTDSTGYAIHLDGSADRRIGLAKSLMVMPGDTVDMEVFAKYYHNDSSASWTALLNTVAANIAGGASDVVYEAANNASGLPFADFFSGNRSPEGAPKAYLNYLVFDSNYKVDSTRCGFQQISTAAEEKGNNGDHEKLSHQLTFDQPGYVYIYLSNEEDTPMDVFFDDFKVTQKHSPVVQKDDYYPFGLSFNSYTRAAITDQNFKFNAGSELESMTDWYSTPFRKYDPSLGRFHGVDALASMYPSLTPSQFGLNNPIMGNDPTGLKTDPVADARSGNGCGTCYMPELNNGYGFGGWADGIIASARAWMRLEHAKNVAKDSDSGPDITTIDSEGNSSSYEDLDELAADGGGNVLQWNEHGGKEISREEWLALGGDESQSADKYYSGAWEVQTNKGVDNSWDATMQYLTGDGSPQEIGPKTSRSLMNSSRFRNFHNDIVLGRESTSGQFNVNMTDRVFHIGRTNVKYSSNPDNNSITYKLFVNDGFWDPDFIDERYLGGPVNTPDGMGPNLERFGGTPYPYVPRTITIPATIIYAPF, from the coding sequence ATGGCCTGTTTTAGCAGTTTTGCCCAGGGACCAGCACCTGATCCAGACCCAGGAGGTGGTAGTGGAGGAGGAAGCGGAGGCGGAGGTGGTACTAGTGGCACACCTGCCAGACCTAATACATCGTTTACCACAACTTATAATTGTGGGTCGACAAAAGTAAAAAGGAATTCTAACGCACCTGCTGGTACAGTATGGTATTGGCAAAGTTCATCAAGTGGCACCAGCAAAAGTTATCAGAGCAATACGTACACATTTTCTAGTTCTAGGAATGTTTACCTTCGTTCCTACAACCCTTATAATGGAGCATGGGGGAGTGCATTAAGTGCAGGATATAAATCGGTAAACCCTAATAACCTGAATGCTGGCAATACCAGCGGGGCTAAAACCATTTGTTATGGCGCCTCAGCAGGTACTTTGGGTAACTCATCGAGTGCAAGCGGAGGATTATCTTCCTATAGCTACCAATGGCAAGTATCGAGTAATAATTCCAGTTGGTCCAACATTTCAGGAGCAACGGGCACGTCGTATTCACCAGGTAATCTGACGGCTACCAGGTATTACCGCCGTCGAGTAACCTCCTGTGGATACACCAAGTATGCAGCCAGCGAAAAAATCACAGTAAGAGGTAATCTATCAGCAGGAAGCATTGGCAATGCACAAACGGTGTGTTACAATGGTAATCCAAGCGCCCTTTCGAACACAGCTTCGGCTTCAGGAGGAGCTACGCGTACCTATCAATGGCAAAAATCAACATCGAGCTCATCCAGTGGTTTTTCTAATATCAGTGGAGCGACTGGGAGTACCTATGACCCGCCAGCACTCACTCAGAGTACCTGGTACCGACGAAGAGTGACCTCTAGTTCAGGCTGTGGAACTAAGTATACCAATGTGATAAAAGTAACCGTAAGGTCTAATCTCAGTGCAGGAAGTATTGGCAATGCTCAAACCCTGTGCTATAACAACGATGCGAGTACATTGACGAATACCGCCTCTGCTTCAGGGGGTGCCACTCGAACCTACCAGTGGCAACAATCCACTACTAGTTCTTCTAGTGGGTTCTCCAATATCAGTGGAGCTACCAGCAGTACGTATAACCCTCCTGCTTTAACGCAAACCACGTGGTATAGAAGAAGGGTAACCTCTAGTTCTGGCTGCGGAACCAAATATACCAATGTCATTCAGTTGACAGTGTATGGCAATTTAAATGCAGGGAGTATAGATCAAGCACAGACCCTTTGTTATGGCAATGACCCAGTGGCCTTCAGTAATACATCGTCTGCAACTGGAGGCACAGGTCTGAGTTATGTATGGCAAAAGTCTACTACGAGCGCATCTAGTGGGTATTCCAATATCGCAGGTGCAACTAATAGCACTTATGATCCACCGGCTCTTTTTCAGTCCACCTGGTATAGAAGAGGTGTAACCTCTGGATCGGGATGTGGTACGAAGTACACTGCGGCTATAAAAGTCACCATTCATGATGAACTGCTGTCGGGTAGTATCGGCAATGGTCAAACCATCTGTTATAACACAGACGCTGCTGCTTTGTCCAACGAAGTGTCAGCCTCTGGAGGGGATAGCAGAGCATACCAGTGGCAGCTGTCTGCGACTGGTGCGTCTAGTGGTTTTTCTGATATTGTTGGGGCGACAGCCTCGACATACGACCCTGCAGCCTTGACTCAGACTACCTGGTTTAGAAGAAATGTGATTTCCTGTGGGTCCACTTTAAGTAGCAATGTGATTGCCGTGAATGTCTATGAACCGATGACATCTGGTACAATTGCCGGCCCTTCGAGCTTATGCTACATTGAGACCGGCGAAATTACGGCTACCAGCCCAACCGGAGCCGATGGTAACTATGGCTATCAGTGGCAAACCTCCACTGATCAATCCAATTGGTCGGACATAGCGGGTGCTACTTCGAATGCTTTGGCGCTGGCCGATTCGTCCCAATCGGCGTACTACCGAAGACAAGCCAGCACGAGCTGCAATAGTTTGCTTTCAAATGAAATATTTGTAGAAGTAAAGTCCGCTATAGATCCAGGATCTATCGGGTCTGATTTGGTGATTTGTGAAGAATATGTAGCAGACCCTATCGTGGGATCGGATCTTTCATCCTATGGCGCCACTTATCAATGGCAGGAGTCTGCAGATGGAAATGTTTGGACGGACATTTCTTCGGCTACCAGTCAGAATTATGTGCCCCAAGCACACAACAGTTATTACCGGAGGGCAGTAACCATAGAGGGTTGTACCGTTTTTAGCGATACCAAACAAATTGAGGCTATTGCTTGTGTGGCAGTAGCCGGAGATGATCAGGTGACTACATCGGATGATCAGCCCATGGCACTATCCGGAAGTCCGGCTGGAGGAAGCTGGTCAGGTGTTGGGGTTGTCGAGGATACTTTTGATCCGAGGGTTGCGGGAGAAGGTCTACACGAACTCACCTATGCCTACACTACCGCTCCGGGGGGTACTACCGAAGACAAACTTTTGGTAAATGTTTCATTTGCTTCGATTGCCCCTGAAGAATTGGCCAAGCATATTTTTCAATACAAATATGATCAACGCCATCGTTTGATCGCTAAGCTAGTGCCGGGATCCGGCTGGGAGTACATCGTCTACGATGCACGCGACCGGGTCGTACTGACCCAGACCCCTAACCAGCGTATGGAAGATAAATGGTCCTTTGTAAAGTATGATCAATTCAACCGACCAGTGATCACTGGAGAGAAGGTCATTACAGGAGATGTAGAAAGTATCCGTGCAGCAGTAGCCAGTAGTGACGGGGTTGAATCTTTTGATACTAATGGATTGGTTCAGTATACCAATACAGCCTATCCCGTAGGTATCACCATCGATGAGATCTTGTCCGTCACTTACTACGACGATTATGACTTCACGAGTGAAGAATTCCAATTGCCATTGAATGTATTTGATAATACCGAAAACAAACTCATTCCAGCCCAAAGTACGTTTGGAGTGAAAGGGCTGACTACCGGATCAATGGCTAAAATCTCAGGGACTACCGATCAGTTTGTGCGTACAGTCAATTTCTACGACAATGACTATCGTGTGGTGCAGACCGTAACTCAAAATCATAAAGGTGGTACCGATCGTATGACCGCCCAGTATCACTGGCGTGGCCTGCTCATGAAAACCTATGTAGCACACCAAAGTCCCGATGCGCAAATCGGGAATTTGAACATTACACAGGAATACACTTACGACCGTATGGGCAGACACCTGACCACGACGCACCGAATAGGAAGCGGCCAGGTAAAAGTACTAGTCAGCAACAGCTACAATGCGCTGGGACAGCTAAAAAACAAAATACTGGCCGATGGGTTTGATGAAGTAGATTATGCGTATAACATTCGAGGGCAAATTACCAAAATGAACGACCCGAATGATGAAGAGGAGCATCTCTTTGAGATGGCCTTCAAATATCAGGATGCTACTCATGCTAAGTTCGATGGCACCATAGGTGAAATAGAATGGAAAAACCCATTCGAAACCCAGACCAATGGCTTCGACTACCAGTATGATGAGATGAACAGGATCAGTGAAGCGACCGGATTGGGCGAAGCGACTAATTATGACCTGTCCGCCATCAGCTATGATCTCAATGGAAACATCAAGTCATTGAAACGTAAAGGCACCCACGCGGATACAACGAATCAAATGATTGATGATTTGGTATATGCCTACAATGAAAATACCAATCATCTAATGGGTGTGACGGACGCTTCAGATAAATCAACAGGTTTTAATGATGGAAATAAAGAAGGAGACGACTATGCCTATGATGCCAACGGCAACCTGACGATGGACAAAAACAAAGGCATCACAGCACTGACCTACAATCACCTAAACCAACCTGTCACTGTCAGCCTGAGCCACGTCGAAGGCGATAGTACCCGAACGCAGTATACTGAAAACATCTATGCAGGCGCACAAAAAATTGCACAAGTACATTATATCGATGGAGTGGAAACCAGACGCACCGACTACATCGGCGGGTTTGTGTACGAAAACGACACCTTGCAGTTTATGGCTCATGATCAAGGGCGTGTAGTCTGTCACCCTGAGGCTCTCGAAGGGTCAGACCGGTGGGAGTACCAATACCACCTGACCGATCACTTGGGCAACATCCGTGTGACTTTCAAAACGGAGATAGACGAGGATACCTACTTGGCGACCATGGAAGATCAGGACACTACAGCCATCAAAGCCTACTTCGAGAAGTATGAGGAGGTGACACGTATTAAGTCTACACTGTTTGATCACACCACAGACAGCACGGGCTATGCGATACATCTCGATGGAAGTGCTGACAGAAGAATTGGGCTAGCCAAGTCACTGATGGTGATGCCGGGGGATACCGTAGACATGGAGGTCTTTGCCAAGTACTACCACAATGACAGCTCAGCGAGCTGGACAGCTCTGCTCAATACAGTGGCGGCCAATATCGCAGGAGGAGCATCAGACGTGGTCTATGAAGCAGCCAACAATGCCTCGGGACTTCCTTTTGCAGACTTCTTCAGTGGCAACAGAAGCCCAGAAGGTGCGCCCAAGGCGTATCTGAATTATTTGGTCTTTGATAGCAACTATAAGGTAGATTCCACCAGATGTGGATTCCAACAGATCAGTACTGCAGCCGAAGAAAAAGGTAATAATGGAGATCATGAAAAACTCAGCCATCAGTTGACCTTCGATCAGCCGGGATATGTCTATATTTATCTTTCTAATGAAGAAGACACTCCGATGGACGTATTTTTCGATGATTTTAAGGTCACACAGAAGCATAGCCCTGTCGTACAGAAAGACGATTACTATCCTTTCGGCCTCTCGTTTAACTCCTACACCAGAGCAGCGATCACGGATCAAAACTTTAAGTTCAATGCAGGTAGTGAGCTAGAATCTATGACTGATTGGTACAGTACGCCATTCAGGAAGTATGATCCGAGTTTAGGTAGGTTCCATGGGGTGGATGCGCTGGCGAGTATGTATCCGAGTCTAACGCCTAGTCAATTCGGATTGAACAATCCGATAATGGGTAATGACCCGACAGGCTTGAAAACCGATCCTGTAGCTGATGCAAGAAGCGGAAATGGATGTGGTACGTGCTATATGCCAGAACTTAACAATGGTTATGGTTTTGGAGGATGGGCAGATGGAATTATTGCTTCTGCACGTGCTTGGATGAGACTTGAGCATGCTAAAAATGTAGCTAAAGATTCTGATTCAGGTCCTGATATAACCACTATTGACTCTGAGGGAAATAGTTCTTCATATGAAGACTTAGATGAATTGGCTGCTGATGGAGGTGGAAATGTTTTGCAATGGAACGAACATGGAGGTAAAGAAATTTCACGTGAGGAATGGCTGGCTTTAGGAGGTGACGAATCGCAATCAGCTGATAAGTATTACTCTGGGGCATGGGAGGTTCAAACAAATAAAGGAGTAGATAATAGTTGGGATGCAACTATGCAATATTTAACCGGAGATGGATCTCCTCAGGAGATAGGACCAAAGACTAGTCGGTCTCTTATGAATTCATCTAGGTTTAGAAACTTCCATAATGACATAGTTTTAGGTAGAGAGAGTACTTCTGGTCAATTCAATGTTAATATGACTGATAGAGTATTTCATATTGGAAGAACTAATGTAAAATATTCGTCTAATCCAGATAATAATTCTATTACCTACAAGCTCTTTGTAAACGATGGATTTTGGGATCCAGATTTTATTGATGAACGATACTTAGGAGGACCAGTGAATACACCAGATGGTATGGGACCTAATTTAGAAAGGTTTGGAGGAACTCCTTATCCATATGTTCCGAGAACCATAACGATTCCTGCAACTATAATTTATGCACCTTTTTAA